CGGTCGTGATCACGCGGGCCTACGTCCGTCGTGGTCCCAGCGGCTGAACCCCCGCCGGTGCGTCCCGGGAATGCCGAAGGTGAACGGGATCCCTTCGTCCTCGAGGGCGCGCACGACGATCTCGCTGCCGCCGAGCTTCATCTCACGTTGCTCGGAGGAGCGCGGGCGCCTCGGCCCGGATCCCCTCGGCCACGCGGTCGGCGAGGGCCATGATCGTGACGTATGGACCGTGACTTCTCGACTCAACGCCCGACGCCCCGCCGAGGTCGCAACCTCGAGTGGGGCGTCACGTTAGGCGGGACAATCAGCCCGGGGTGAGTCCCTCGGCGCCTACTACCTGAGCTGCGGAACGATCCGCAGATACGGCCTGGGCGCCTTCCACCCCTGCGGGTAGGTCTTCTTCGCGTCGTCGTCCGATACCGAGCCCGCGATGATCACGTCATCACCCTGCTTCCAGTTGGCAGGCGTCGCGACCTTGTGCTTGGCGGTCATTGGAGACCGCGAGATCGGTGTCGCCGATCATCGGGTAGTTCGGCGCGTGCCCCTGGGTCTCCTTGATGTCGTTCGACCACTTGGTGTGGCTGGCGACGGGGTCGACGCTGAGCCCGATGACCTTCGGGTTTCGCCGGTCCTCGAGCAGGTTCCGCGCTACGCGTCGGCGCGAGGGCCGACGACGGGAGCGGGCAGGTCCGGCAGCATCGCCGGCGCGTCCGCGGGCACCCGCGCCGGCCTCCCGATCATGTATCCTTGCACCAGGTGAATGCCGAGCTTAGTGACCGCCTGCAGCTCTTCCGGCGTTTCAACACCCTCCACGATCATCGGCACACCGGCCTCGGCGCAGAATCCGGCCACGGCCCGGATCAGCTCCATCTTCACGCGGCTGCCGTGCGCGGCGCGCGTCAGCTCCATGTCGAGCTTGATGAAATCCGGCTCGATCTCCGTGATGATACGCAGCCCCGAATACGCCGAGCCGACATCGTCCAATGCGAATTTGAAGCCGGAGCGCTTGACCAGCTGCACGGCCTGGCGGAAGGTGGTGAAGTCGGCGATCGCGGCGTGCTCGGTGATCTCGAAGACCGTCCGGGCGACGTGGCGCGTGGATACCTTCGCGGGCAGCATGGGATCGAAAATGGAGAGCGGCTCCATGTTGATGAACAGCAGCTGGTCGCCCTGCATCTTGCGGAATCCGAGCAGCGCCCGTTCGCGGCAGAGACGGTCGAGCTTGAACACGAGTTCCGACTCGTAGGCCACCCGGAAGAGCACGTCGGGCGACGCGAACTCGCCCTCGGGGCCGCGGCTCAGGGCTTCGTACCCGATGATGGCGCGGGTCCGCACGTCCACGATCGGCTGGTACAGTGTCGTGATGCGCCGCCGGTTCAGAATCTCGCGCACGGCGCGGGCCCGGCGGCCCACCAGCTTCTCCCGTTCGGACGTCGCCTCGCTGAGCGCCTCGTCGATGGAGAGGTACAGCAGCCGCTCGAGCCGCACCGAGGGGTCCCTCTTCATCACCGCACAGCCGATGAAGTACTTGAAGCGGTAGACCAGCTCGGGAGCCAGCGCCTGGGCCACGTAGGCGTCGAGCTTCTCGACGACGCGGTTCTTGATGCGCACCAGGTCACGGTCGCCGAGGGTCTTTTTTTTCCGGGGCGGCGAGAGCATGAGGATGAAGACGTTGCCGTTGAGGGTCAGCGCCGCGATCGCGTCATCCTTGCGCAGCGACTCTTCCTTGATGGCCTTGAGGCAGGTGGCGAATCCGCGCACCACGTTGTCGAACGTCTCCCAGCCGTAGACCAGCTCGAGCTTGGAGAACTGCGCGATGCTGACCGCCAGGAGGCCCACGGCGTTGCGCGTCGCGAGGGCCTCCTCGATCTGGGGCGCGAGCAGCTGCAGGCCGGGCAGCCAGGTGACCGGGTCGAACAGCAGCTGGTCGATGCTGGTCGCGCCCGACGCCCGCAGGACATGCGTGAGGAGATTGCGGCGGACTTCGTGTTCTTCGGCCGTGACGGCCCTCCCGCGCTGGTCGACCTGCCGGTGGCCATAATGCCTCTGGTCCCCCGTACTGTCCAGAGGGCGGCCGGCTCCAGAACGCGCGACGCCCCGCCAGAGGTCGCAACCTCAAGCGGGGCGCCGAGTTTCCGAGTATGGGCCTGGGTAGAGTTGAACTACCGACCTCACGCTTATGGCGAGCTGCGTAGGGCAGCCCGGCCCTTGGTGGGGTCATCATCCTCCAGGTGCGGTGCTGGCGGCGGCTGCGGCACGCGCGTATCCTGCCCTCAGCCCATGGGCCTGTTCATTGTCACCGGCGGAGCCGGCTTTATCGGCAGCACCATCGTCCGGGCGCTCAACGACGCCGGGACGAGCGACATCGTCGTAGTGGACGATCTCACCCATGGCTCGAAACACGCAAACCTGGCCGACTGCCGGATCACCGACCTCCTCGACCGGCGGGAGTTCCTGGACCGGGTCGAGCGCTGCGCGTTCGACGCCACGGTCGAGGCCGTGCTGCACCAGGGGGCGTGCACCGACACGATGGAGCGGGACGAAGGCCTCATGATGGAGCACAACTTCCGCTCCTCGGAGGTGTTGCTGCGTTGGGTCGTCCCCGCCGGGATCCCCTTCGTCTACGCCTCGAGCGCCGCCGTGTACGGCGGGAGCACGGCGTTCGCCGAGGAGGAGCGGAACGAGCGCCCCCTGAACATCTATGGCCAATCCAAGCTCCGGTTCGACCAGCTGGTCCGCGGCGCGCTGCCCGAAGCCAGGGCCACGGTCGTCGGGCTGCGCTACTTCAACGTCTACGGGCCGCGCGAGGCTCACAAGGGACGCATGGCCTCGGTGGTGTTCCAGATGGCCCGGCAGCTACGGGAGACGGGCGAGGTCAGGCTGTTCGTGGGCACCGGCGGCTACGCCGACGGCGAGCAGCGGCGGGACTTCGTCTACGTCGAGGACATCGTGCGCGTGAACTTGTTTTTCGCCCGGGGACCGGTCCGCAAGGGGGTCGTCAACTGCGGGACGGGCAAGAGCCGCAGTTTCAACGACGTGGCGCGCGCGCTCATCGCTGCGCACGGCTCGGGTACCATCCAGTACACCGCGCTGCCCGACGGACTGGAGTCGCAATACCAGAGTTTCACCGAAGCGGATCTCGCCGGGCTGCGGCGGCTGGGCTACGAGGCGTCATGGCTCGATGTGGAGGAAGGCGTGCGGCGCTACTACGGGGCGCTGAGCGGCGCCGAGCCGGCGCGGGGGGCCGGGAGTTGAGGAATGGGCCCGGGTAGAGTTGAACTACCGACCTCACGCTTATCAGGCTGCCTAGCTGAGAGCTTCAAGTCCGGCAAGTTGCTGGAAAACCTAGACATTCCCCGCGATCTGCGCGGCGGCGAGGAGCGGCCTGCTCACGTTTTCGCGGGCGGCGCCGGCTTGCCCGGACGGGTGAAGTGCTGCTTCGGCACGACCGGCTGCGCGCGGACCCACAGGCGATGCTCGTAGTACGCGATGATGCGGGACCGAACCGAGTGCTGCGTGTCACCCGCGACGGCCTCGAAGGGCGCATAGCGCTGCTGGTCGTGCGACACGGCGAACCACCACCAGGTCCCCGCCGGCGCCGTCTGTCGTTCCTCGGCGGTGCAGGTGAATGTCCTGCCGCTGTGTTCGAACGCGAATGCTCCGATCACGGACTCACCTTTCGATGACGCGACAGACGGAAACAGTCCTTCGTGCCGTACGTCCCGCAACCTCTGACCAAAGAAAAACGGGCCACCGCACGAGCGAGGCCCTGGTCAGCGGGTGGCGTGCGCCGTGTGCGCAGCTACCCTTAGGAAGAGTAACCGGTCGAGGGCGCGATAGCGAGCCTCAAGTCCGGCAAAATGCCGGAAAACCTTGACACTCCACGCGATCTGCCCGGCGGATTCGCGGCCGAAAAAGGCAGGGACATGGTCTGAATCGACACCACCCTCGACACCAAGGGGGGCGCAGTCCACGTCAGAGGGAAACGATCCTCGTGCCGTGACCGCCGCGGCGGGCGCCGGTTGTCTCCGCGTTCCATTAGACGTAAGCTTGGCCCTGTTATACGCCGCGGCCTCAGGGGCCGCCTGCCTCCAGACGGTACACGGAGCCTGCGAATGACGAGAAGCTTTCCGGAGGGCCCGCTGGGATCCGTCGCCGCCAGCAGGCTCTTCCCCCGGGTGCTGATCGTGGATGACGATCGCCTCACCCTTGCCGTGATGCGCGACACCGCGAACGGGCTCGGGCTCCAGGTCGAAACCGCCGCCAGCCTGACCGACGCGCGCCACCAGCTGGCCAGCGCCTCGTTCGACCTGCTCCTCGTGGACGCGTACCTCCCCGACGGGATCGGCATGGACCTCGTCGCGGGGTCGGGCCTCGACACGCCGTGCATCGTGATCTCGAGCCGCGCCGACACGGAGGTCGGTGCGCGCGCCATCGAGGCGGGTGCGCTCGACTTCCTGGTCAAGCCCTTCGACGGGCACGAGCTCGGCATCCGCCTCGCGCTCGCGGCCGAGCGGCTGCGGGTGCGCGAGTTCGAGCTCGGCATGCGCGCGGAGCTCGAGGTGGCGGTGCAGGACCGCACCCGCAACCTGCACGACGCGCTGCGGCGGGTCGAGCAGCTCTACCGCGAGACGACGGACCTGCTGGCCTCGGCGCTCGAGGCGCGTGACGCCGCGACCCACCACCACTCGATGCGCGTCGCCACCTACTCGGTGCAGCTCGCCAAGGAGCTGGGCATCGGTGGCGAGTCGCTGCGCCAGATCGAGTGGGGCGCTCTCCTCCACGACGTCGGCAAGATCGCCGTCCCCGACCACGTGCTGCGCAAGACGGGCCCCCTGTCCCCGGAGGAGCGGGCCATCGTCAACCAGCACCCCGAAGTGGGCTACCGGATGGTGCGCAAGGTGGGGTTCCTGAACGAGGCCGCCGACATGGTGGTGGCCCACCAGGAGCGGCTGGACGGCTCCGGCTACCCCCGCGGCCTGAAGGGTGAAGCGATTCCGCTGAGCGCCCGGATCTTTGGCGTGGCCGACACGGTCGACGCCATCACGTCCGACCGGCCGTACCGCGCGGCGCAGTCGTTCGCCGTGGCGCGCACCGAGTTGCTCAAGGAGGCGGGCCGCACGCTCGACCCGAAGGTCGTCGAGGCCTACGCCAAGGTCCCCGACGAAGCGTGGGCGGAGGTCCGGTCGCGGGCGGAGTTCCGCGCCCGGCAGAGCGGTATCACAGGCGAGTTCCTGCGGGTCTGAACCCCTCGCGGTATAACAGTTGTCCGCCTCTCCTCGGACGGCAGCGGGCGCCCGACCTCGGGCAGGAGAAGCCGAGCGCGGCTAAGGTCAAATAAGCCATCCGCGTTCAAGCCCGAACCTAGTCCCACCCTCCCGATCAGTCGTGAGGCGACTCCGAGCCATGTCGCAGAATGTCGCAGAGCAAGTCTACAGGATGGGCCCGGGTAGAGTTGAACTACCGACCTCACGCTTATCAGGCTGTCTAGCTGAAGCCCTCAATTCCGGCAAGTTGCTGGAATGGCAACGTTCTCGGTCCCGAAAACCTTCGTGCCTTTGACGGACTGCTACGCCTCGCGCGTGGTGACGCCGCCGAAGCCGCGCAGCGGCTCACGTGGGAGTATTACGGGGGAGCCGTGGCGGGCGAGTACGCGCGGGCACTGCTGATCCTGGGCCGGCGGGACGCAGCGTTCGCGGTACTGGACTCGATGCTTCAGTTCGCTCATCGGGCCTACTACAACCCCTACGGGATCGCCGCGGTGTACGCGGCGCTTGGGGATGCCGACCACGCGTTCCAGTGGCTGGACCGCGCGTACGAGCAGCGCACCATCTGGCTGATAGATCTGGCCTTGTACGAGGAGTTCGAGCCGCTGCGCTCGGATCCGCGCTACGCGGCGTTGCTGCGTCGCATGAGGCTCACGCCGTGAGTCGAATGGTTAGAAGAACGGCCCGGCGTCTGAGTGGGTCCGGTGGGCCGCGCCGCCTAGCGGCTCGCCGATGAGCTGCGGGCGCCGAAGGCGACCGTACGCGCCGGTCGCCGTGGCGAACCCCTGAACCGAGTAGGCACCGGGCGTGCCCGCTGAACGGGCGTCGTCTGTCGTCGCAATGGGCCTGGGTAGAGTTGAACTACCGACCTCATACTTATCAGGGCACCAGCTCGCCGCTCGACGCCGACCCGGCGCTACAGTCGCCCCTTGACCGCGGTGTGCGTGAGTTGACGCCGCAGCAGGGCGCTACTGTGCTCGAAGGACCGCGAGCAGCACGCCGGCCAGGGCGATCATCGTGCCGGTCCAGAAGCCGAACATCCAGCGGACCAGGTCCGCCTTGATGCCTCCCTGCATGGCCTCCATTCGGCCGAGCAGGCGTGCCTCGAGGATGGTGAATCGCGCGTCCTGCTGGGCGAAGCGCCCGGCGAAGCGCCCATCGAGCTCGGCGAAGCGCTGCTCCAGCTTCGCGTCGAGAGCGTCGAGACGCCGGCCGAACTCCGTCCGGAGGCCGGCGCCCAACTCCGCCAGGCGCTGCTCCAGCTTCGCGTCGAATCGGGCGAAGTTGAGCTCGTTCAGCTCCCGCAGATCGGACCGATACGTGGCATCCACGCTATTGAACCACTCCACCAGCTCGGTGGCGACCTGCTCGCCGAGCTTCTCGTAGAACAGCAGCGACAGCTTCGCCGTCACCGGCATCGGCCCTCCAGGCCATTGGAGCCGGTGCCATAGTAAGCGTACGCTCGGCGGGGTGCATAGGCAAATTCACTGCGTCGTGGTGCGTTTTTCTGCGGTCCGAACGCGCGGCGGAGCGGCGGTTCGGTCATCAGGGAACAAGATCAGCGAACCGCGAGCCGGGCGCCAGCCGCCGCATGTTCGCGTCGAGCCGATGGCGCGATCCTCTTGCGGCAACCGGCATTCGCGGCGTACTAGACAGCCGGACCGTGCAGCTGACGGTCCGTCGCGGGCAGTACATTGTGGGGCGTGCAGGGACTTGGGACGGGCACGGTTGCCATCATTCGCGATAACCGACCTCGCTGGGAGAGCTTTGTGCCGCGCATCCGGAGCATCACCACCGTTCTGCTGTGTCTCGCTGCTGCCAACCCGTCCGCTGCCCAGGCGCCCGCGCGCCGCGCCGCGGCCCGCCCCGCGACGCTCGCCGAGGCGCAGCGCTTTCTTGACGCCGCGGAACGCGAACTGGCCGCGCGCTCGATCCCGCAGAACCAGGCCGCGTGGGTCGCGGCCAACTTCATCACCGACGACACCGAAGCGCTTTCGGCGTGGTTCCAGACCGACTACGCCAACGCCGTCCAGCGGCTCGCGACCGGCGCGGCGCGCTTCGACCAGGTCGCGATGCC
The sequence above is drawn from the Gemmatimonadales bacterium genome and encodes:
- a CDS encoding EAL domain-containing protein produces the protein MGLLAVSIAQFSKLELVYGWETFDNVVRGFATCLKAIKEESLRKDDAIAALTLNGNVFILMLSPPRKKKTLGDRDLVRIKNRVVEKLDAYVAQALAPELVYRFKYFIGCAVMKRDPSVRLERLLYLSIDEALSEATSEREKLVGRRARAVREILNRRRITTLYQPIVDVRTRAIIGYEALSRGPEGEFASPDVLFRVAYESELVFKLDRLCRERALLGFRKMQGDQLLFINMEPLSIFDPMLPAKVSTRHVARTVFEITEHAAIADFTTFRQAVQLVKRSGFKFALDDVGSAYSGLRIITEIEPDFIKLDMELTRAAHGSRVKMELIRAVAGFCAEAGVPMIVEGVETPEELQAVTKLGIHLVQGYMIGRPARVPADAPAMLPDLPAPVVGPRADA
- the rfaD gene encoding ADP-glyceromanno-heptose 6-epimerase; the protein is MGLFIVTGGAGFIGSTIVRALNDAGTSDIVVVDDLTHGSKHANLADCRITDLLDRREFLDRVERCAFDATVEAVLHQGACTDTMERDEGLMMEHNFRSSEVLLRWVVPAGIPFVYASSAAVYGGSTAFAEEERNERPLNIYGQSKLRFDQLVRGALPEARATVVGLRYFNVYGPREAHKGRMASVVFQMARQLRETGEVRLFVGTGGYADGEQRRDFVYVEDIVRVNLFFARGPVRKGVVNCGTGKSRSFNDVARALIAAHGSGTIQYTALPDGLESQYQSFTEADLAGLRRLGYEASWLDVEEGVRRYYGALSGAEPARGAGS
- a CDS encoding HD domain-containing phosphohydrolase, producing the protein MTRSFPEGPLGSVAASRLFPRVLIVDDDRLTLAVMRDTANGLGLQVETAASLTDARHQLASASFDLLLVDAYLPDGIGMDLVAGSGLDTPCIVISSRADTEVGARAIEAGALDFLVKPFDGHELGIRLALAAERLRVREFELGMRAELEVAVQDRTRNLHDALRRVEQLYRETTDLLASALEARDAATHHHSMRVATYSVQLAKELGIGGESLRQIEWGALLHDVGKIAVPDHVLRKTGPLSPEERAIVNQHPEVGYRMVRKVGFLNEAADMVVAHQERLDGSGYPRGLKGEAIPLSARIFGVADTVDAITSDRPYRAAQSFAVARTELLKEAGRTLDPKVVEAYAKVPDEAWAEVRSRAEFRARQSGITGEFLRV